One genomic region from Candidatus Manganitrophaceae bacterium encodes:
- the leuC gene encoding 3-isopropylmalate dehydratase large subunit: MTPKTMLEKIWEAHIVHEEPGRPSLLYIDRHLVHEVTSAQAFEGLRLSGRSVRRPELTFATPDHNVPTTDRSLPIEDLISAKQIDTLSENCKEFGVTLFDLKSPDHGIIHVIGPDLGLTLPGVTLVCGDSHTSTHGAFGTLAFGIGTSEVEHVLSTQCLIQEKPKTFLIEVNGKRPFGIEAKDMILAIIGQIGTAGGAGYVIEYGGESIRALSMEERMTICNMSIEAGARAGMIAPDEKTFKYLRGRRYAPANFDTAVAEWRKLPSDPGASFDLSLKIDVASLAPQVTWGTNPGQVAAIDARVPHPADLSDANLRKSAERALEYMGLKANTPIEEIAITRVFIGSCTNSRIEDLRRAAHFVQGKHVSSKVDAMVVPGSQKIKQQAEEEGLDRIFKEAGFDWRESGCSMCLGMNPDTLEPGERCASTSNRNFEGRQGKGGRTHLVSPLMAAAAAVEGHFVDIRQYAPPEEG; the protein is encoded by the coding sequence ATGACCCCAAAGACGATGCTTGAAAAAATATGGGAGGCCCATATCGTCCACGAAGAACCGGGACGGCCTTCTCTGCTCTACATCGACCGTCATCTTGTACACGAAGTCACTTCTGCCCAGGCCTTTGAAGGCTTAAGACTTTCCGGTCGATCTGTCCGCCGTCCGGAGTTGACCTTTGCCACACCCGATCATAATGTCCCAACCACAGACCGGTCCCTGCCGATTGAAGATTTAATCTCTGCAAAGCAGATCGATACGCTTTCGGAAAACTGCAAAGAATTCGGTGTTACCCTTTTTGACCTGAAGAGCCCCGACCATGGAATTATTCATGTGATAGGACCCGATCTGGGACTCACTCTCCCAGGCGTGACCCTGGTCTGCGGCGACAGTCACACCTCGACACATGGGGCATTCGGCACACTGGCCTTTGGCATCGGCACCAGTGAGGTAGAGCATGTTCTATCCACCCAATGTCTCATTCAGGAAAAACCCAAAACTTTTCTGATTGAAGTCAATGGCAAGCGTCCCTTTGGGATTGAAGCAAAAGATATGATCCTCGCCATTATCGGTCAGATCGGCACGGCAGGCGGCGCGGGCTATGTTATTGAATATGGTGGAGAGAGCATTCGGGCCTTGAGCATGGAAGAACGCATGACCATCTGTAATATGTCCATCGAGGCAGGCGCCCGGGCGGGAATGATCGCTCCGGATGAAAAGACATTTAAGTATCTGCGCGGACGGCGATACGCCCCGGCCAATTTTGATACGGCGGTCGCGGAGTGGCGGAAACTTCCGAGTGATCCCGGTGCGTCCTTTGATCTCAGCTTAAAAATTGATGTCGCATCTTTGGCCCCTCAGGTCACATGGGGAACCAACCCCGGCCAGGTCGCCGCCATTGATGCGCGCGTCCCGCATCCGGCCGACCTGTCGGATGCCAATCTAAGGAAATCAGCCGAAAGGGCTCTGGAGTATATGGGGCTCAAGGCAAATACACCGATTGAAGAGATCGCCATCACCCGGGTCTTCATCGGCTCCTGCACCAACTCCCGCATTGAAGACCTCCGCCGGGCGGCACACTTTGTCCAGGGAAAACATGTCTCTTCAAAGGTAGACGCCATGGTTGTTCCCGGTTCGCAGAAGATCAAGCAACAAGCGGAAGAAGAGGGTCTGGATCGGATATTTAAGGAGGCAGGATTTGACTGGCGTGAATCAGGCTGTTCCATGTGTCTCGGGATGAACCCCGACACCCTTGAACCTGGAGAACGCTGTGCCTCGACCTCTAACCGAAATTTTGAGGGACGGCAGGGCAAAGGAGGTCGGACCCACCTGGTCAGTCCACTCATGGCCGCCGCGGCCGCCGTGGAAGGGCATTTTGTTGATATTCGTCAATATGCACCTCCGGAGGAAGGGTAG
- the leuD gene encoding 3-isopropylmalate dehydratase small subunit — protein sequence MESFTTLQGIVAPLDLPDVDTDQIIPKQFLKRIERTGFGQFLFYNWRFIDGKEPDPAFEMNAERYKNATILITRANFGCGSSREHAPWALLDYGFRCIIAPSFADIFYNNCFKNGILPVCLSEEQIETIFQKVRKTPGYTLDVNLEKEQITSNDGIDIKIEIDPFRRNSLLKGLDDIALTLEYEEKISEYEGRQSGTPSLAITSNG from the coding sequence ATGGAGTCCTTTACAACGTTACAAGGAATCGTTGCTCCGCTCGATCTTCCTGACGTGGATACCGACCAGATTATCCCGAAACAATTTTTAAAAAGGATTGAGCGTACGGGATTCGGTCAATTTCTCTTCTACAATTGGCGGTTCATCGATGGCAAAGAACCGGACCCCGCGTTCGAGATGAACGCCGAGCGCTACAAGAATGCGACGATCCTGATCACAAGAGCAAACTTCGGCTGTGGCTCTTCACGGGAGCATGCCCCCTGGGCGCTTCTGGATTACGGTTTTCGCTGCATTATTGCGCCGTCATTCGCCGATATCTTTTACAACAACTGCTTCAAGAATGGCATTCTTCCGGTCTGTCTGAGTGAAGAGCAGATCGAGACGATCTTTCAGAAGGTTCGCAAGACACCTGGGTACACACTGGATGTCAATCTGGAAAAAGAACAGATCACCTCGAATGACGGAATTGACATCAAAATTGAGATCGATCCCTTTCGACGGAACTCGCTTCTGAAAGGCCTCGATGACATTGCCCTGACACTTGAATACGAAGAAAAAATCAGCGAATATGAAGGCCGACAGTCAGGAACACCCTCCCTCGCCATAACATCCAATGGATAA
- a CDS encoding methyltransferase domain-containing protein, with protein sequence MDKQKEERYPHIGRVEEEVDAAFWEARYQNGDTGWDQGAASPGLMDLLKNNQIQAGSILVPGCGRGHEARALARAGFEVTGMDITEGAIREARPLAEREGLQKIKFIQADFFNLPKKKFGPYDWIFEHTFFCAFNPDLRGDYVKTVAALIKPGGGLIGMFYHIQAESGPPFGCTREELLERFSPQFTLRLEKTPRSFPDREGKELLMLWERK encoded by the coding sequence ATGGATAAACAGAAAGAAGAACGCTATCCCCATATCGGTCGGGTCGAAGAAGAAGTTGACGCGGCCTTTTGGGAGGCGAGATACCAAAACGGAGATACAGGTTGGGATCAGGGAGCGGCGTCACCTGGCTTAATGGATCTCCTGAAAAACAATCAAATTCAGGCTGGAAGCATCCTCGTTCCGGGATGCGGACGGGGACACGAAGCAAGGGCCCTGGCCAGGGCCGGGTTTGAAGTTACGGGGATGGATATTACTGAAGGGGCAATTCGGGAGGCAAGGCCACTGGCTGAGCGGGAGGGTCTTCAGAAGATCAAATTCATCCAGGCCGACTTCTTTAATCTTCCTAAGAAAAAATTCGGCCCCTACGACTGGATCTTTGAACACACATTTTTCTGCGCATTTAACCCGGACCTCAGGGGAGACTACGTTAAAACAGTCGCGGCTCTGATCAAGCCGGGAGGGGGTCTGATCGGGATGTTCTACCATATCCAAGCCGAAAGCGGTCCTCCCTTCGGCTGCACAAGAGAAGAACTGCTTGAGCGTTTCTCACCTCAATTCACACTTCGATTAGAAAAGACTCCCCGCTCCTTTCCCGACCGGGAAGGAAAAGAACTCCTGATGCTCTGGGAGCGGAAATAA
- a CDS encoding LemA family protein produces the protein MGAKRILLIVLGGILVTVLMAGGCVYSGYNKAITYDEDVKSSWAQVENQLQRRFELIPNLVETVKGIAGQEEKIFLGVAEARKSYFQANTIGDKARAAGGMESALSRLLVLRETYPQLKSDASFLKLQDQLEGTENRLSVERKRYNDSVKQLNTFTRKLLGRVYAGLAGVEKAEYFEIGDEARSTPKVKFGG, from the coding sequence ATGGGTGCAAAGCGAATACTTTTGATTGTCCTGGGAGGGATTCTCGTCACGGTCCTGATGGCCGGGGGCTGTGTCTACTCCGGATACAATAAGGCTATTACTTATGACGAAGACGTAAAGAGCAGTTGGGCGCAGGTGGAGAACCAGTTGCAGCGTCGCTTCGAGTTGATTCCAAACCTGGTCGAGACCGTCAAAGGGATTGCCGGTCAGGAAGAGAAGATCTTCCTCGGGGTTGCGGAGGCGCGAAAGTCCTACTTTCAGGCAAACACGATTGGAGACAAGGCGCGGGCGGCCGGCGGGATGGAATCGGCACTTTCCCGTTTGCTGGTCTTGCGGGAGACCTATCCTCAGTTAAAATCAGATGCATCCTTTCTGAAGTTACAGGATCAACTGGAGGGGACAGAGAACCGGCTTTCCGTCGAACGAAAACGGTATAACGATTCCGTCAAGCAATTGAACACCTTTACCCGTAAGCTCCTCGGGCGCGTCTACGCAGGCCTGGCGGGAGTGGAAAAGGCCGAGTATTTTGAGATTGGTGATGAGGCGAGGAGTACGCCTAAGGTGAAATTCGGCGGTTAG